A window of the Cynocephalus volans isolate mCynVol1 chromosome 10, mCynVol1.pri, whole genome shotgun sequence genome harbors these coding sequences:
- the SERPINF2 gene encoding alpha-2-antiplasmin, with the protein MALLRGLLVLSLSCLHGPCFAFSPVSTTEPSSQQLISGQTQEKLPPLALLKLGNQEPDGQTALKRAPGDCKGAPTPEQIRRLAQAMMAFSTDLFSLVAQTTTSPNLILSPLSVALALSHLALGAQNKTLQSLQQVLHADSEPCLPHLLSHLCQNLGPGAFRLAARMYLQKGFPVKEDFLEQSEQLFGAKPMNLTGRQEDDLANINQWVKEATEGKIEDFLSELPDNTVLLLLNAIHFQGFWKSKFDPSLTQRDSFHLDEQFTVPVDMMQATYPLRWFLLQQPEIQVAYFPFKNNMSFVVIVPTHFEWNVSQVLTNLSWDTLHQPLLREKPTKVWLPKLHLKHQLDLLGTLSQLGLQELFQDPDLRGISDQKLVVSSVQHQSTLELSEAGVEAAAATSIAMSRMSLSSFSVNRPFLFLILEDTTGLPLFVGSVRNPNPSAQRELKEQQDSPDNRDFSQNQKAFPRGDKLFGPDLKLEPPLEEDYPQFNSPK; encoded by the exons ATGGCGCTGCTCCGGGGGCTCCTGGTGCTCAGCTTGTCCTGCCTGCATGGCCCTTGCTTCGCG TTCTCTCCCGTGAGCACCACGGAGCCCTCGAGCCAGCAG CTAATCAGCGGGCAGACCCAGGAGAAGCTACCCCCGCTTGCCCTCCTCAAGTTGGGCAACCAG GAGCCTGACGGCCAGACTGCCTTAAAGAGGGCCCCAGGAGACTGCAAGGGGGCCCCAACCCCAGAGCAGATCCGCAGGCTGGCCCAGGCCATGATGGCGTTCTCCACTGACCTGTTCTCCTTGGTGGCCCAAACAACCACCAGCCCCAACCTCATCCTGTCGCCCCTGAGTGTGGCCCTGGCATTGTCTCACCTGGCACTAG GTGCTCAGAACAAAACACTGCAGAGTTTGCAACAGGTGCTACATGCAGACTCAGAGCCCTGCCTCCCCCATCTGCTCAGCCACCTCTGCCAGAACCTGGGCCCTGGGGCATTCCGATTGGCTGCCAGAATGTACCTGCAGAAAG GATTTCCCGTCAAAGAGGATTTCCTGGAACAATCAGAACAGCTCTTTGGTGCAAAGCCCATGAACCTGACGGGCAGGCAGGAGGATGACTTGGCGAACATCAACCAATGGGTGAAGGAGGCCACAGAAGGGAAGATTGAAGATTTCCTCTCGGAGCTGCCAGATAACACGGTGCTGCTTCTCCTCAATGCCATCCACTTCCAGG GTTTCTGGAAGAGCAAGTTTGACCCAAGCCTCACCCAGAGAGACTCCTTCCACCTGGACGAGCAGTTCACGGTGCCAGTGGACATGATGCAAGCCACGTACCCTCTGCGCTGGTTCTTGCTGCAGCAGCCTGAGATCCAG GTGGCATATTTCCCCTTTAAGAACAACATGAGCTTTGTGGTCATTGTGCCCACCCACTTTGAGTGGAATGTGTCCCAGGTACTGACCAACCTGAGCTGGGACACCCTGCACCAGCCCTTGCTGCGGGAGAAGCCCACCAAGGTCTGGCTGCCTAAGCTGCATCTGAAACACCAGCTGGACCTGCTGGGCACCCTCAGCCAGCTGG GCTTGCAGGAGCTGTTCCAGGACCCAGACCTGCGCGGGATCTCTGACCAGAAGCTGGTGGTGTCCAGCGTGCAGCATCAGTCCACATTGGAGCTCAGCGAGGCTGGTGTGGAGGCAGCTGCAGCAACCAGCATAGCCATGTCTCGCATGTCCCTCTCCTCCTTCAGTGTGAACCGCCCATTCCTCTTCTTGATCCTCGAGGACACCACTGGCCTGCCTCTCTTTGTGGGCAGCGTGAGGAACCCCAACCCTAGTGCGCAGCGGGAGCTCAAGGAGCAGCAGGATTCTCCTGACAACAGGGACTTCTCCCAGAACCAGAAAGCCTTCCCCCGTGGAGACAAGCTTTTTGGCCCTGACTTGAAACTTGAGCCCCCCTTGGAGGAGGATTATCCCCAGTTTAACAGCCCCAAGTGA